A genomic stretch from Nicotiana sylvestris unplaced genomic scaffold, ASM39365v2 Un00001, whole genome shotgun sequence includes:
- the LOC138884599 gene encoding uncharacterized protein, which produces MIKYLALEEEFWRQKEGMLWFKDGDRNTKFFHAQVNGRRKKLKVSRINNCLGNWIEEDHLIAEEALKFYKDQFTESEVHNAFDILNHVPSMVESDQHERLMALTSNEEVKRAVMWLNGNSAGGPDGFTGSFYQTCREIIEEDVVGMVKALFCGQQLPKSVTHTNLEQAGFVKGRSIVENVLLTQEIITDIRLRTKVGPNVMIKLDMTKAYYRLSWLFLTKTLRKIGFPEAFI; this is translated from the exons ATGATTAAATATCTTGCATTAGAAGAAGAATTCTGGAGACAAAAAGAAGGCATGTTATGGTTCAAAGACGGCGATAGAAACACTAAATTCTTCCATGCTCAAGTTAATGGGAGAAGGAAGAAACTGAAAGTATCAAGGATCAATAATTGCCTTGGTAACTGGATTGAAGAAGATCACTTAATAGCAGAAGAAGCACTAAAGTTCTACAAGGATCAATTTACTGAGAGTGAAGTTCATAATGCTTTTGATATTCTAAATCATGTACCTTCAATGGTAGAGAGTGATCAACATGAAAGATTGATGGCTTTGACTTCCAATGAAGAAGTGAAGAGAGCAGTTATGTGGTTGAATGGGAACTCAGCAGGTGGACCGGATGGCTTCACTGGATCCTTTTACCAAACATGTAGGGAAATCATTGAAGAAGATGTAGTAGGCATGGTTAAGGCTCTCTTTTGCGGTCAGCAATTGCCAAAGAGTGTGACACACACAAACCTG GAACAAGCAGGTTTTGTGAAGGGAAGAAGTATAGTTGAGAATGTACTACTAACTCAAGAAATCATTACGGATATCAGGTTGAGAACAAAAGTAGGCCCAAATGTTATGATTAAGCTAGACATGACAAAAGCTTACTATAGG